Proteins encoded by one window of Xyrauchen texanus isolate HMW12.3.18 chromosome 24, RBS_HiC_50CHRs, whole genome shotgun sequence:
- the LOC127617844 gene encoding neutral and basic amino acid transport protein rBAT-like, which yields MSLTKFTNIGLELQEGVQNTAFQEDVEGDTSVASSSREHDTTSISVNGPEESAYTQIKPYAGMPKEVLMLHSSQACYRVPREILFWLIIACTLALIAMTIAIVALSPRCLSWWQVSPVYQVYLRSFKDSNADGIGDLKGIKEKLSHFEYLNIKAIWISPFYKSPMRDYGYDVEDFRQVDPLFGTMEDFDDLLASMHDKGLKLIMDYIPNHTSDKHIWFELSRNGTELYKDYYIWVNCTKDKPPNNWISVLGNSSWEYDEMRKQCYFHQFLKEQPDLNYRNPHVIQEMTDIIHFWLQKGVDGFRMDAVKHMLEATHLRNEPQVDPDQDPSTVDTEFELYHDYTYSQPGLHEILTNWRVEMDTYSREPGRHRLMVIESYDYEEIEKTMRYYGTRYATESDFPFNFYLLYLHDGLSGNKAKGLVDFWMSNIPEGKWPNWVVGNHDKPRIGSSAGKEYIRAINMLLLTLPGTPTTYYGEEIGMTNVNVSVIQDPFGKFNPNNSRDPQRTPMQWSNKLYAGFSDSETGTWLDIAPDYTTVNVEVQQADPNSIASQYRTLSLLRGAELALSRGWFCYVRSDANVFAYLREMDGYKKAFLVVLNFGKDTETDLSSISELPDVFTVHLSTVPLSQKTFSKSSITTFKGQGLLLEYSSNRRFHPNHASECFVSEKACYMDVLDILYRC from the exons ATGAGTTTAACCAAATTCACAAACATTGGATTGGAGCTGCAAGAAGGTGTCCAGAATACTGCCTTTCAAGAGGATGTTGAGGGTGATACATCTGTTGCATCAAGTTCTCGAGAGCATGACACCACAAGCATCTCAGTCAATGGCCCAGAAGAGAGCGCGTACACTCAAATCAAACCATATGCTGGAATGCCCAAAGAGGTACTCATGTTACACTCAAGCCAAGCTTGCTACCGGGTACCTCGTGAGATTTTGTTCTGGCTGATCATTGCATGCACCCTGGCCCTTATCGCCATGACCATTGCGATCGTGGCACTGTCACCTCGATGCCTTAGCTGGTGGCAGGTATCTCCAGTCTATCAGGTTTACCTGCGATCCTTCAAAGATTCAAATGCTGATGGCATTGGAGACCTCAAAG GAATAAAGGAGAAACTGAGTCATTTTGAGTACCTGAACATTAAAGCAATCTGGATCAGTCCTTTCTACAAGTCTCCTATGAGGGACTATGGATATGATGTGGAAGATTTCAGGCAAGTTGACCCTCTTTTTGGAACCATGGAAGACTTTGATGACCTCTTGGCAAGCATGCATGACAAAG GTCTAAAGCTTATCATGGACTACATCCCTAACCATACCAGTGACAAGCACATCTGGTTTGAACTTAGTCGGAATGGCACTGAGCTCTATAAAGACTACTATATCTGGGTTAACTGCACAAAGGACAAACCTCCAAACAACTGG ATAAGTGTTTTGGGGAATTCCTCCTGGGAGTATGACGAAATGAGAAAACAGTGCTATTTCCACCAGTTCCTCAAGGAACAGCCAGACCTCAACTACCGTAACCCCCATGTTATACAGGAGATGACG GACATAATCCATTTCTGGCTGCAGAAAGGGGTGGATGGGTTCCGAATGGATGCTGTGAAACACATGCTTGAAGCCACGCATTTGAGAAACGAACCCCAGGTTGATCCAGACCAAGATCCA TCAACTGTAGACACTGAGTTTGAGCTGTACCATGATTATACCTATTCACAACCGGGGCTTCATGAGATCCTTACCAACTGGAGGGTAGAGATGGATACCTACAGTAGAGAGCCTGGGCGTCACAG GCTCATGGTGATAGAGAGTTATGACTATGAAGAAATCGAAAAAACCATGAGGTACTATGGCACACGGTATGCAACGGAAAGCGATTTCCCCTTTAACTTCTATCTGCTGTATCTTCATGATGGCTTGTCAGGAAATAAAGCCAAAGGACTGGTTGATTTTTGGATGTCAAACATTCCAGAGGGCAAATGGCCAAACTGGGTG GTGGGAAACCACGACAAGCCACGCATAGGCTCAAGTGCAGGTAAGGAATATATACGTGCTATAAACATGCTGTTGTTAACACTACCTGGAACTCCCACAACATACTACGGAGAGGAGATTGGCATGACGAATGTAAATGTATCTGTCATTCAGGACCCTTTCGGAAAGTTCAATCCA AACAACAGTCGGGACCCACAGCGTACACCAATGCAATGGAGCAATAAACTCTATGCTGGCTTTAGTGACAGTGAAACCGGCACGTGGCTAGACATCGCTCCAGACTACACAACTGTCAACGTGGAG GTTCAACAGGCTGATCCCAATTCAATAGCTTCACAGTATCGTACTCTAAGTTTGCTCAGAGGGGCTGAGCTCGCCCTGAGCCGAGGCTGGTTCTGCTACGTCCGGAGTGATGCTAATGTATTCGCTTATTTGCGTGAGATGGATGGGTACAAGAAAGCCTTCTTGGTTGTTCTAAACTTTGGCAAGGATACTGAGACAGACCTCTCTTCGATTAGTGAGCTGCCAGATgtctttactgtacatttaagtaCAGTACCATTAAGCCAAAAAACGTTCTCCAAATCCAGCATTACAACATTTAAAGGGCAAGGATTGCTACTGGAATATTCCAGCAATAGGCGATTCCACCCTAACCATGCATCTGAGTGTTTTGTTTCTGAGAAAGCCTGCTACATGGATGTACTAGATATTCTGTACAGGTGCTGA
- the LOC127617850 gene encoding protein phosphatase 1B-like, with translation MGAFLDKPKTEKLNAHGEGNGLRFGLSSMQGWRVEMEDAHTTAVGLPHGLDDWSFFAVYDGHAGSRVANYCSKHLLEHIIAVGSADELRRAGAPAPDTPTIEAVKKRIRAGFLRIDEHMRSFTDLRNGMDRSGSTAVAVLLSPEHLYFINCGDSRALLCRNAHVCYSTLDHKPCDPREKERIQNAGGSVMIQRVNGSLAVSRALGDYDYKCVEGKGPTEQLVSPEPEIFEIARSDVEDEFVVLACDGIWDVMSNEELCAFVRSRLEVTNDLERICNEVVDTCLHKGSRDNMSVVLVCLPNAPQVSEEALKRDADLDRYLESRVEEIMDKAGELGVPELAHVMSSLSQESIPNLPPGGGLACKHSTIEAVYNRLNPHREEDGSGADLEDLW, from the exons ATGGGGGCATTTTTGGACAAGCCCAAAACGGAGAAGCTCAATGCTCATGGGGAAGGGAACGGCCTGCGTTTTGGCCTCAGCAGCATGCAGGGCTGGAGAGTGGAGATGGAGGATGCACACACTACAGCTGTAGGCCTGCCACATGGTTTGGATGACTGGTCCTTCTTCGCAGTCTATGACGGTCATGCCGGCTCGCGTGTTGCTAACTACTGCTCCAAGCACCTGTTGGAGCATATCATTGCTGTGGGTTCGGCAGATGAACTTCGGAGGGCTGGAGCACCAGCACCCGATACACCAACAATAGAAGCGGTGAAGAAGAGGATTCGTGCCGGCTTCCTGAGGATTGATGAGCACATGCGCAGCTTCACCGACCTGCGGAATGGCATGGACCGCAGCGGCTCCACTGCAGTAGCTGTGCTGCTTTCTCCGGAACATCTATACTTCATTAACTGTGGGGACTCACGGGCCCTTCTCTGCCGCAACGCACACGTCTGCTACTCCACGTTGGACCACAAGCCCTGCGACCCTCGGGAGAAGGAACGCATCCAGAACGCAGGTGGCTCGGTGATGATTCAGAGAGTGAATGGGTCACTGGCTGTATCCAGAGCACTAGGTGACTATGACTACAAGTGTGTAGAGGGCAAAGGCCCCACAGAGCAGCTTGTGTCACCAGAACCTGAAATATTTGAGATTGCTCGGTCAGACGTGGAGGATGAATTTGTGGTGCTGGCATGTGATGGTATCTGGGATGTGATGAGCAATGAGGAGCTGTGCGCCTTTGTGCGATCGAGGCTGGAGGTGACCAATGACCTGGAGAGAATTTGCAACGAGGTTGTGGATACTTGTCTACATAAG GGAAGTCGAGATAATATGAGTGTTGTATTAGTCTGTTTGCCAAATGCACCCCAGGTGTCAGAGGAGGCGTTAAAGAGAGATGCTGATTTGGACCGGTACCTTGAGTCACGTGTGGAAG AAATCATGGACAAAGCAGGGGAACTAGGTGTGCCTGAGCTGGCACATGTCATGAGCAGCCTTTCCCAAGAGAGTATCCCTAACCTCCCACCAGGGGGCGGCCTTGCCTGCAA ACACAGTACTATTGAAGCAGTATACAACCGGCTGAACCCCCACAGAGAAGAAGATGGT AGTGGTGCTGACCTTGAGGACCTGTGGTAG